One Nicotiana tomentosiformis chromosome 4, ASM39032v3, whole genome shotgun sequence genomic window carries:
- the LOC104085857 gene encoding cucurbitadienol 11-hydroxylase-like, which translates to MATLINSFLDEIRKINILGVGYFVVTLLTIYVTQWIYRWRNPKCNGVLPPGSMGFPLIGETLQLIFPSHSLDLPPFLKNRIKRYGQMFKTNVAGRPVIISADPEFNSFILRQDGKLVETWSLDTFAEVFEQNTHSSRKYTRHLTLNHFGVEALKERLLPQMEDFIKSTLSNWSNHESLEVKSAAIKVTVDFAAKQIFSGDLDNAPFNISYMFRDLVEGLMSFPINLPGTAHHKCLQIHKKVRETMRDVLTKRLSSSAEKRTEEDLVDHLLRDMDSQNFLTEDYIVQMMFGLLFVTSDSISTTLALCFKLLAEHADVLEELIAEHDSILKNKENLDDPLTWNDYKSMTFTLQVINEVLRLGNIAPGLFRRALKDIPVNGYTIPAGWVIMIATAALHLNSDQFEDPLSFNPWRWKEIQQSCAAKNFMPFGSGMKQCAGAEYSRVFLATFLHVLVTKYRWTMVKGGKIIRAPIIRFPDGFHFKISQKNQ; encoded by the exons ATGGCGACTTTAATCAACTCATTTCTAGATGAAATAAGAAAGATAAATATATTGGGAGTTGGGTATTTTGTGGTAACATTGCTAACTATTTATGTTACTCAATGGATTTATAGATGGAGAAATCCAAAATGCAATGGAGTTCTTCCTCCAGGTTCTATGGGTTTCCCTCTTATTGGAGAAACTCTTCAGTTGATCTTTCCTAGTCATTCCTTGGACCTTCCTCCATTCTTGAAAAATAGAATTAAAAG ATATGGACAGATGTTTAAAACAAATGTAGCAGGGAGGCCTGTAATTATAAGTGCAGATCCTGAATTCAACAGTTTTATTCTTAGGCAAGATGGAAAATTGGTTGAGACTTGGTCTTTGGATACTTTTGCTGAAGTATTTGAACAAAATACTCATTCTTCAAGAAAATATACTAGACATTTGACTCTAAATCATTTTGGTGTTGAGGCCCTTAAGGAGAGACTACTTCCTCAAATGGAAGACTTTATTAAATCTACTCTTTCTAATTGGTCAAATCATGAGTCTCTTGAAGTAAAAAGTGCAGCCATTAAA GTGACAGTTGATTTTGCTGCAAAGCAAATATTTAGTGGTGATCTTGATAATGCACCATTCAATATCAGTTACATGTTCAGGGATTTGGTTGAAGGACTAATGTCTTTCCCAATTAATCTTCCTGGAACTGCTCATCATAAATGTTTGCAG ATTCATAAGAAAGTGCGCGAAACAATGAGAGATGTTCTAACAAAGAGGCTCAGTTCATCAGCAGAAAAACGCACAGAAGAAGACTTAGTCGATCATTTGCTAAGGGACATGGATTCTCAGAATTTTTTAACAGAGGATTATATAGTTCAGATGATGTTTGGTTTGTTATTTGTTACCTCTGATTCCATTTCGACTACATTGGCTTTGTGTTTCAAGTTGCTTGCTGAACATGCTGATGTTTTGGAGGAATTAATA GCTGAGCATGATTCAATTTTGAAGAATAAAGAGAATTTGGATGATCCTCTCACTTGGAATGACTATAAATCCATGACCTTTACACTTCAG GTTATTAATGAAGTATTGAGGCTAGGAAATATTGCACCTGGACTATTCCGTCGAGCATTAAAGGATATTCCGGTTAATg GGTATACAATACCAGCAGGTTGGGTAATTATGATTGCAACTGCTGCTCTTCACTTAAACTCAGACCAATTTGAGGATCCACTTTCATTCAATCCATGGCGTTGGAAG gaAATCCAGCAAAGTTGTGCAGCTAAGAATTTCATGCCATTTGGATCTGGAATGAAGCAATGTGCTGGTGCAGAATACAGCAGGGTCTTTTTAGCCACCTTCCTACATGTATTAGTCACTAAATATAG ATGGACAATGGTAAAAGGAGGCAAAATTATTCGAGCACCAATAATAAGGTTCCCAGATGGATTTCACTTCAAGATTTCTCAGAAGAACcaataa
- the LOC104085856 gene encoding bifunctional phosphatase IMPL2, chloroplastic-like, whose translation MLTGLSDSITSNKEETLLLSDTEFDRLADIASKTVDASGEIILRHYLARGNVYNVSDANIQSWTSVAAQAEKAMISLILKELPDHAVYGKQTGWNNCIEPTIPEFVWVLDPVNGVTDGLLPTFGTSVAVVHNGKPVIGCINNPVAQIKTIGRRGKTTRNGDVVRTRACEHLEQAYVDINDPDYNEDAKYAYNRLAYKVGETFFNGNCIAYSELAAGMLQVVVDSAVEPFALLGLIPIVEGAGGIISDWQGNQLSWRPFPASSVPRDGFKVVASADLTTHQQIIFELS comes from the coding sequence ATGTTAACAGGTTTAAGCGACTCTATAACGTCCAACAAGGAAGAAACGTTGCTCCTTAGTGACACTGAATTCGATCGTCTTGCTGACATTGCCAGCAAGACTGTTGATGCCTCAGGAGAAATTATCCTGAGGCATTATTTGGCTCGGGGCAATGTCTATAATGTCTCCGATGCTAACATTCAATCATGGACTAGTGTCGCGGCTCAAGCAGAGAAGGCTATGATCTCACTTATCTTAAAAGAATTACCTGATCACGCTGTTTATGGGAAACAAACTGGATGGAACAATTGCATTGAACCAACAATTCCCGAGTTTGTTTGGGTTTTGGATCCTGTTAATGGTGTGACGGATGGACTCTTGCCTACTTTTGGCACGTCTGTAGCTGTAGTTCACAATGGTAAACCTGTCATTGGATGCATCAATAATCCTGTTGCACAGATCAAAACCATTGGGAGGAGGGGCAAGACTACTAGGAACGGGGACGTTGTGAGGACACGAGCTTGTGAACACCTCGAACAAGCATATGTAGATATTAATGATCCTGATTACAATGAAGATGCCAAATATGCCTATAATAGGCTCGCGTACAAGGTTGGAGAAACTTTCTTTAACGGCAACTGCATTGCTTACTCTGAATTGGCTGCTGGTATGTTGCAAGTAGTCGTTGATTCTGCTGTTGAGCCTTTTGCTTTGCTTGGGCTAATTCCTATAGTGGAAGGTGCTGGAGGAATCATTAGTGATTGGCAAGGAAATCAACTTTCTTGGCGACCTTTTCCAGCATCTTCTGTTCCGCGGGATGGTTTCAAGGTTGTTGCTTCTGCTGACTTAACAACTCACCAACAGATTATTTTTGAACTATCGTAG